Within Thermodesulfovibrionia bacterium, the genomic segment AAACTCAAGGGCAGGCGCAGATGACAACTGAGAACGAAAACAAAGAAGCAGTCAAGTATGTGATTGCTGAAAGGCAATTGCTAGCCAAAATGAAAAGTGGTGAGGTTCGGCTGATCAAAATGCAGATTGGTCTGCCTGAGCCATTGGAAAACAGATGGATAGCGGAAATAGCCTTGGATGGGTTGTATCCGAATGTCGTCAAAGTACCTGGCGTTGATTCTTTTCAATGCCTTAACCTGTGTTTCGGTGTGGTGCGAACAGCTCTGGAAAAGTTTGTCGAAGCTGGTGGGTTGTTGTATTGGAAAGATGGTTCCGGACCATTGGGTCTGGTGGATATTTTTTCATGAGTGTGTGCCCCGGGGTGTACAGGCATTACAAGGGCGCGTTGTATCAAGTGTTTTTTTCAGCAAAGCATAGTGAAACCGAGCAGATACTTGTGGTGTACAAGGCGTTGTATGGTGAACAAGGGATG encodes:
- a CDS encoding DUF1653 domain-containing protein, whose amino-acid sequence is MSVCPGVYRHYKGALYQVFFSAKHSETEQILVVYKALYGEQGMWVRPLDMFTETIVVAGREVPRFELLDPGAGS